In the Streptomyces sp. cg36 genome, one interval contains:
- a CDS encoding ABC transporter permease, with protein sequence MTLYIGRRLLGVTGVLIAIAAVTFTIFYVLPSDPAAAACGKSCSVERLAAIRAHMGLDQPVWKQFWDFVCGIFTGRTMGTGQYALHCDFPCLGYSYENSESVWGLLMDRLPVSASLALGSAVLWLVLGLSAGVTAALRKDTLTDRVLMVGAVAAASLPVYFTSMMLIYGLIRTAGLLPYPQYVPFGSDPVHWASNLLLPWLALAILYAAMYARQSRSSMIETMAEPYIRTARAKGLPRRTVVVKHGLRAGMTPILTLFGMDLGGLLAGAVITESIFGLPGIGRLFYGALSTGDQPVILGVTLLAATFIVVANLAVDLLYAVVDPRVRY encoded by the coding sequence ATGACCCTCTACATCGGGCGCAGACTGCTCGGCGTGACCGGCGTCCTGATCGCGATCGCCGCCGTCACCTTCACCATCTTCTACGTACTGCCCTCCGACCCGGCCGCCGCGGCCTGCGGCAAGTCGTGCAGCGTCGAACGACTGGCGGCGATCCGCGCCCACATGGGCCTGGACCAGCCGGTCTGGAAGCAGTTCTGGGACTTCGTCTGCGGCATCTTCACCGGCCGCACCATGGGCACCGGCCAGTACGCGCTGCACTGCGACTTCCCCTGCCTCGGCTACTCGTACGAGAACAGCGAGTCGGTGTGGGGCCTGCTGATGGACCGCCTCCCCGTCTCCGCCTCGCTCGCGCTCGGCTCGGCGGTGCTGTGGCTGGTGCTCGGGCTGTCCGCCGGGGTCACGGCCGCACTGCGCAAGGACACCCTCACCGACCGGGTCCTGATGGTCGGCGCGGTCGCCGCCGCCTCCCTGCCCGTCTATTTCACCTCGATGATGCTGATCTACGGTCTGATCCGCACGGCCGGGCTGCTGCCCTATCCGCAGTACGTGCCGTTCGGCTCGGACCCGGTCCACTGGGCCTCCAACCTGCTGCTGCCCTGGCTCGCGCTGGCGATCCTGTACGCGGCCATGTACGCCCGCCAGAGCCGCAGTTCGATGATCGAGACCATGGCGGAGCCGTACATCCGCACCGCCCGCGCCAAGGGGCTGCCCCGCCGTACGGTCGTCGTCAAGCACGGGCTGCGGGCGGGCATGACCCCCATCCTGACCCTTTTCGGCATGGACCTCGGCGGGCTGCTCGCGGGCGCCGTGATCACCGAGTCCATCTTCGGACTGCCGGGCATCGGGCGGCTCTTCTACGGGGCGCTGTCCACCGGCGACCAGCCGGTCATCCTCGGCGTCACCCTCCTCGCCGCCACCTTCATCGTCGTCGCCAACCTGGCGGTCGACCTGCTCTACGCCGTCGTCGATCCGCGAGTGAGGTACTGA